A region from the Acuticoccus sediminis genome encodes:
- a CDS encoding haloacid dehalogenase type II → MPKALIFDVFGTLVDWRGSIARGLAPWVPDADARSAFADLWRARYQPSMEEVRSGRRPFVPLDTLHRENLDAVIDDTGSTIPEGDRETVNLLWHQLDGWPDVAGGLARLGRTFILCPHSNGNVRLMLDMARHNGWRWDAILGAETTGHYKPRPESYTRAAEILMLPPGEVMMVAAHNGDLAAARACGLATAFIPRPTEHGAGQTIDLEAEADWDVVARDLDDLADKLGA, encoded by the coding sequence GTGCCGAAGGCGCTGATTTTCGATGTTTTCGGCACGCTGGTCGACTGGCGGGGTTCCATCGCCCGCGGCCTCGCGCCGTGGGTGCCGGACGCTGACGCGCGTTCGGCCTTCGCCGACCTGTGGCGCGCGCGCTACCAGCCCTCGATGGAGGAGGTGCGCTCCGGCCGCCGGCCGTTCGTGCCGCTCGACACCCTGCACCGCGAGAACCTCGACGCCGTCATCGACGACACGGGCTCGACGATCCCCGAGGGCGACCGCGAGACGGTCAACCTCCTGTGGCACCAGCTCGACGGGTGGCCGGACGTTGCCGGGGGGCTCGCGCGCCTCGGGCGCACCTTCATCCTCTGCCCGCACTCCAACGGCAATGTCCGGCTGATGCTCGACATGGCGCGGCACAACGGCTGGCGCTGGGACGCGATCCTGGGCGCGGAGACCACGGGCCACTACAAGCCGCGGCCGGAGAGCTACACCCGCGCGGCGGAGATCCTGATGCTGCCGCCGGGCGAGGTGATGATGGTCGCCGCCCACAACGGCGATCTCGCCGCGGCCCGTGCCTGCGGCCTCGCCACCGCCTTCATCCCTCGCCCGACCGAGCACGGCGCGGGCCAGACGATCGACCTCGAGGCCGAGGCGGACTGGGACGTGGTGGCGCGCGATCTCGACGATCTCGCGGACAAGCTCGGCGCATGA
- a CDS encoding DUF1428 domain-containing protein: MSYLDGMVAAVPAANREKYIKHAADAAVVFKDHGAIKIMECWGDDVPDGKVTSLPMAVKKADDEVVVFAFIMWPDKPTRDAGWKAIMEDPRMQPGASPMPFDGQRMIFGGFQPVLEA; encoded by the coding sequence ATGAGCTACCTGGATGGCATGGTTGCCGCGGTTCCGGCCGCGAACCGCGAGAAGTACATCAAGCACGCCGCCGACGCCGCCGTCGTCTTCAAGGACCACGGGGCCATCAAGATCATGGAGTGCTGGGGTGACGACGTGCCCGACGGCAAGGTCACCTCGCTGCCGATGGCGGTGAAGAAGGCCGACGACGAGGTGGTGGTCTTCGCCTTCATCATGTGGCCCGACAAGCCGACGCGCGACGCCGGCTGGAAGGCCATCATGGAGGACCCGCGCATGCAGCCCGGCGCCAGCCCGATGCCCTTCGACGGCCAGCGCATGATCTTCGGAGGCTTCCAGCCGGTCCTGGAAGCCTGA
- a CDS encoding HupE/UreJ family protein — protein sequence MITRSRRALGTTLILTLALCAAAAAPAAAHDAQGVGGGLVSGFMHPILGWDHVAAMVAVGLLGAVLGAPAIYLLPIEFPLVMAGGGALGVAGVPLPGVEVGIAASALVLGLMVAAGRPIPLWLAAIVVGVFAVFHGHAHGTELPVAADALSFGIGFVVGTGLLHLAGIVLGLAWRWNAGKVVVRAAGGMIAVAGIAFLTGTA from the coding sequence ATGATCACGCGCTCTCGCCGTGCCCTCGGCACAACGTTGATCCTCACCCTCGCGCTGTGCGCGGCGGCGGCTGCCCCGGCGGCGGCCCACGACGCGCAGGGGGTCGGCGGCGGACTGGTCTCCGGCTTCATGCACCCCATCCTCGGCTGGGACCACGTTGCGGCGATGGTCGCGGTGGGGCTGCTCGGCGCGGTCCTCGGCGCACCGGCGATCTACCTGCTGCCGATCGAGTTTCCGCTCGTCATGGCGGGCGGCGGGGCGCTCGGCGTGGCGGGGGTGCCGCTCCCGGGGGTGGAGGTCGGCATCGCGGCATCCGCGCTGGTGCTCGGGCTGATGGTTGCGGCGGGGCGGCCCATTCCGCTCTGGCTCGCGGCGATCGTCGTCGGCGTCTTCGCGGTGTTTCACGGTCACGCCCACGGGACAGAGCTTCCGGTCGCGGCTGATGCGCTCTCCTTCGGCATCGGGTTCGTGGTCGGCACCGGCCTCCTGCACCTCGCCGGCATCGTGCTGGGGCTCGCCTGGCGGTGGAATGCCGGGAAGGTTGTGGTGCGGGCCGCCGGCGGCATGATCGCCGTGGCGGGCATCGCCTTCCTCACGGGGACGGCCTGA
- the xth gene encoding exodeoxyribonuclease III: protein MLTVATWNINGVKARIDSLTKWLEESAPDVVCLQEIKSQDETFPTEAVERLGYNVATHGQKGFNGVALLSKRPLEDITCRLPGDEEDEHARWIEATVSTDTGAVRVVSLYLPNGNPVDSPKFGYKLAWMDRMLAHAGELLATDEPIVLAGDYNVIPEPMDARHPDRWVDDALFQPESRSRHRALVNLGYLDAQRAVDRSEGIYTFWDYQAGAWQKNNGIRIDHIMLSPFAADRLESVTVEKHTRGWTKPSDHVPVMVTLDV from the coding sequence ATGCTCACCGTCGCGACCTGGAACATCAACGGCGTCAAGGCGCGGATCGACAGCCTCACCAAGTGGCTGGAGGAATCCGCTCCCGACGTCGTCTGCCTGCAGGAGATCAAGAGCCAGGACGAGACGTTCCCGACCGAGGCGGTCGAGCGACTCGGCTACAACGTCGCGACGCACGGGCAGAAGGGGTTCAACGGCGTGGCGCTCCTCTCCAAGCGCCCGCTGGAGGACATCACCTGCCGCCTCCCGGGCGACGAGGAGGACGAGCACGCCCGCTGGATCGAGGCGACCGTCTCGACCGACACCGGCGCCGTGCGTGTCGTGAGCCTGTATCTGCCCAACGGCAACCCGGTGGACAGCCCGAAGTTCGGCTACAAGCTCGCCTGGATGGACCGGATGCTCGCCCACGCCGGGGAGCTCCTCGCCACCGACGAGCCCATCGTGCTCGCGGGCGACTACAACGTCATTCCCGAGCCGATGGACGCCCGCCACCCGGATCGCTGGGTCGACGACGCCCTCTTCCAGCCGGAGAGCCGGTCCCGCCACCGCGCGCTGGTGAACCTCGGCTATCTCGACGCGCAGCGCGCCGTCGACCGGTCGGAAGGGATCTACACGTTCTGGGACTATCAGGCCGGCGCCTGGCAGAAGAACAACGGCATCCGCATCGACCACATCATGCTCTCGCCCTTCGCCGCGGATCGTCTGGAGAGCGTGACGGTCGAGAAGCATACCCGCGGCTGGACCAAGCCGTCGGACCACGTCCCCGTCATGGTCACGCTCGACGTCTGA
- a CDS encoding winged helix-turn-helix transcriptional regulator, protein MKSEKITNPDSDAIGWSYNDSCGAAHALDLVGERWALLVMREMMFGPKRFTDLKASLQGISANVLTQRLTKLEALGIVERVTLPPPAGRAYRLTPWGEEARPIFMVLGRWGARSPMHDRTQHLSAASMMLSFETMFSAESAEGVTLAVSIAIGAEEFRIRVAGGTLTVERGGRAPVDASIAAPSAPLIAAWVYGGVPLEALEPEGVRVDGDRDALATFRTLFVLPPTLGLETASDGGCE, encoded by the coding sequence ATGAAGTCAGAAAAAATAACTAATCCTGATTCTGACGCCATCGGCTGGAGCTACAACGACTCCTGCGGCGCGGCGCACGCGCTCGACCTGGTGGGCGAGCGATGGGCTCTCCTGGTCATGCGGGAGATGATGTTCGGGCCGAAGCGGTTCACCGATCTCAAGGCGAGCCTGCAGGGCATCAGCGCCAACGTCCTGACGCAACGTCTGACGAAGCTGGAGGCGCTCGGGATCGTGGAGCGGGTCACGCTGCCGCCGCCGGCCGGCCGCGCCTACCGGCTGACGCCGTGGGGCGAGGAGGCGCGGCCGATCTTCATGGTGCTCGGACGCTGGGGCGCACGCTCGCCGATGCACGATCGAACGCAGCACCTGAGCGCCGCCTCGATGATGCTTTCGTTCGAAACGATGTTTTCGGCGGAGAGCGCGGAGGGCGTGACGCTGGCGGTTTCGATTGCGATCGGCGCGGAAGAGTTCCGCATCCGGGTCGCGGGCGGCACGCTCACCGTGGAGCGGGGCGGGCGGGCACCCGTGGACGCCTCCATCGCTGCCCCGTCGGCCCCCCTGATCGCGGCATGGGTCTACGGCGGGGTGCCGCTGGAGGCGCTGGAGCCGGAGGGTGTCCGCGTCGACGGCGATCGTGATGCATTGGCAACGTTCCGCACCCTGTTCGTGCTTCCGCCTACATTGGGGCTGGAGACTGCGTCGGACGGGGGTTGCGAATAA
- a CDS encoding sterol desaturase family protein, which yields MTDARVLVDDEGTPRQTASRSRTVLDLVTYRTTRKLFRMWVPFWLLVGGIAVWLARGPLELVLGAVYGIAVYSLVEYLMHRFLYHWEPENRFVRFITADVGRHHMRHHREPSDYKAAINAVQTPVVILCAVLALAVLVMPQPLKAAWLISVVSGSMNYVAQELVHFGTHHMRMTSGLLNVVKRHHMLHHYRNENANFGLFWTFWDRLLGTSYEQVARRETRRRADKS from the coding sequence ATGACCGACGCTCGGGTGCTCGTCGACGATGAGGGAACGCCGCGCCAGACGGCCTCCCGCAGCCGCACCGTCCTCGACCTCGTCACCTACAGGACGACCCGCAAGCTTTTCAGGATGTGGGTGCCGTTCTGGCTTCTCGTCGGCGGGATCGCCGTATGGCTGGCGCGGGGGCCGCTCGAGCTGGTGCTCGGCGCGGTGTACGGGATCGCCGTCTACAGCCTGGTCGAGTACCTGATGCACCGCTTCCTCTACCACTGGGAGCCGGAGAACAGGTTCGTCCGCTTCATCACCGCGGACGTCGGCCGGCACCACATGCGCCACCATCGTGAGCCGTCCGACTACAAGGCCGCGATCAACGCGGTCCAGACGCCGGTCGTCATCCTCTGCGCCGTCCTGGCGCTCGCGGTCCTCGTCATGCCGCAGCCGCTGAAGGCGGCGTGGCTGATTTCGGTCGTGTCGGGGTCGATGAACTACGTGGCGCAGGAGCTCGTCCACTTCGGCACGCACCACATGAGGATGACGAGCGGACTCCTCAACGTCGTCAAGCGGCACCACATGCTGCATCACTACCGCAACGAGAACGCCAACTTCGGCCTGTTCTGGACGTTCTGGGACCGCCTCCTCGGCACGTCCTACGAGCAGGTCGCGCGGCGCGAGACGCGTCGCCGCGCGGACAAGTCCTAG
- a CDS encoding VOC family protein: MTQMIFVNLPVTDLDRAVAFYEAVGAKRNEFCEDGTSAGMTFSDAIHVMLLTHKKFSEFTTRSIAGRDSVQTLLCLSQESREAVDKAVENAVSAGGVADPGPTQEHGFMYGRSFEDPDGHIWEVMWMDYAAFKDMQSQSVSA, encoded by the coding sequence ATGACACAAATGATCTTCGTCAACCTGCCCGTGACGGATCTCGATCGGGCGGTTGCGTTCTACGAGGCGGTCGGCGCCAAGCGGAACGAGTTCTGCGAAGACGGTACCTCGGCCGGCATGACATTCTCCGATGCGATCCACGTCATGCTGCTGACCCACAAGAAATTTTCCGAGTTCACCACGCGCTCCATCGCCGGCCGCGACAGCGTGCAGACCCTGCTCTGCCTGTCGCAGGAGAGCCGCGAGGCGGTGGACAAGGCGGTCGAGAACGCGGTTTCGGCCGGCGGCGTCGCCGACCCGGGACCGACGCAGGAACACGGCTTCATGTACGGCCGGTCCTTCGAGGATCCGGACGGGCACATCTGGGAAGTGATGTGGATGGACTACGCCGCGTTCAAGGACATGCAGTCCCAATCCGTCAGCGCCTGA
- the ilvD gene encoding dihydroxy-acid dehydratase, with product MDARTLIKDRLPSRYVTEGPARAPHRSYLYAMGLTKEEIHQPLVGVATCWNEAAPCNIALMRQAQSVKKGVAAAHGTPREFCTITVTDGIAMGHQGMNASLASRDLIADSVELTMRGHCYDALVGLAGCDKSLPGMMMAMVRLNVPAIFLYGGSILPGSFRGQQVTVQDLFEAVGKHSVGDMSDDDLDELEQVACPSAGACGAQFTANTMATVSEAIGLALPYSAGAPAPYEIRDKFCFTAGEAVMELVKTNIRPRDIVTRKALENAATVVAATGGSTNAGLHLPAIAHEAGIEFDLHDVAEVFKRTPYIADLKPGGKYVAKDLFEAGGIPLVMKALLDGGYLHGDQMTVTGRTIAENMEKVRWNAEQDVVYPTSKPLSPTGGVVGLKGNLAPEGAIVKVAGMKNLVFTGPARCFDREEECFAAVNKREYKEGEVLVIRYEGPRGGPGMREMLSTTAALYGQGMGDKVALITDGRFSGATRGFCVGHVGPEAAVAGPIGLLKDGDMITIDANVGTISVDLSDEELEKRRADWKPRDTAFQSGAIWKYAQQVGPAEKGAVTHPGGKVEVKAYADI from the coding sequence ATGGACGCGCGCACCCTCATCAAGGACCGGTTGCCTTCGCGGTATGTGACCGAAGGTCCCGCGCGTGCCCCGCACCGCTCGTACCTCTACGCGATGGGCCTCACGAAAGAGGAGATCCATCAACCGCTGGTCGGCGTCGCGACCTGCTGGAACGAGGCTGCCCCCTGCAACATCGCGCTGATGCGCCAGGCGCAGTCGGTGAAGAAGGGCGTCGCCGCGGCCCACGGAACCCCGCGCGAATTCTGCACCATCACCGTCACCGACGGCATCGCGATGGGCCATCAGGGCATGAACGCCTCGCTGGCGTCCCGCGACCTGATCGCCGACTCGGTCGAGCTGACCATGCGCGGCCACTGCTATGACGCGCTGGTCGGCCTCGCCGGCTGCGACAAGTCCCTGCCGGGGATGATGATGGCGATGGTGCGCCTCAACGTTCCGGCGATCTTCCTCTACGGCGGCTCGATCCTGCCGGGCTCCTTCCGTGGCCAGCAGGTGACCGTGCAGGACCTCTTCGAGGCGGTCGGCAAGCACTCCGTCGGCGACATGTCGGACGATGACCTCGACGAGCTGGAGCAGGTGGCCTGCCCGTCCGCCGGCGCCTGCGGCGCGCAGTTCACCGCCAACACCATGGCGACCGTGTCGGAGGCGATCGGCCTCGCCCTGCCGTATTCGGCCGGCGCTCCCGCCCCGTACGAGATCCGCGACAAGTTCTGCTTCACGGCCGGCGAGGCGGTGATGGAGCTCGTGAAGACGAATATCCGCCCGCGCGACATCGTCACCCGCAAGGCGCTCGAGAACGCGGCGACGGTCGTCGCGGCGACGGGCGGTTCGACCAACGCGGGCCTGCACCTGCCGGCGATCGCCCACGAGGCGGGGATCGAATTCGACCTCCACGACGTCGCCGAGGTGTTCAAGCGCACCCCGTACATCGCCGACCTGAAGCCGGGCGGGAAGTACGTCGCGAAGGACCTCTTCGAGGCCGGCGGCATCCCTCTCGTCATGAAGGCGCTGCTCGACGGCGGCTACCTGCACGGCGACCAGATGACGGTCACCGGCCGGACCATCGCCGAGAACATGGAGAAGGTGCGCTGGAACGCGGAACAGGACGTCGTCTACCCGACGTCCAAGCCGCTCTCGCCGACCGGCGGCGTCGTCGGCCTGAAGGGCAACCTCGCGCCCGAGGGGGCGATCGTGAAGGTCGCCGGCATGAAGAACCTCGTGTTCACCGGCCCGGCCCGCTGCTTCGACCGTGAGGAAGAGTGCTTCGCCGCCGTCAACAAGCGCGAGTACAAGGAAGGCGAGGTCCTCGTGATCCGCTACGAGGGTCCGCGCGGTGGCCCCGGCATGCGCGAGATGCTGTCGACCACGGCCGCGCTCTACGGCCAGGGCATGGGCGACAAGGTGGCCCTCATCACCGACGGCCGCTTCTCCGGCGCGACGCGCGGCTTCTGCGTCGGCCACGTCGGGCCCGAGGCGGCGGTGGCCGGCCCGATCGGCCTGCTGAAGGACGGCGACATGATCACCATCGACGCCAACGTCGGCACGATCAGCGTCGACCTGTCGGACGAGGAACTCGAGAAGCGCCGCGCCGACTGGAAGCCGCGCGACACGGCGTTCCAGTCCGGCGCGATCTGGAAGTACGCCCAGCAGGTCGGCCCCGCCGAGAAGGGTGCCGTCACGCACCCCGGCGGCAAGGTCGAGGTGAAGGCGTACGCGGACATCTAA
- a CDS encoding sterol desaturase family protein, which produces MALAESPRTMSLRDALDNRLIRKIAKVWTPLLSLILVIAIVSSDSLWTVALSALIGFVYYSFLEYAIHRWHLHSGPYRMLVRRMTFDLSRMHLDHHKEPAHPKGAVNQQKPAFVVTVVSSLIAFVLPIPYEQSFAFIFGAATCYVANDLMHFAVHHLPMNGPVLGWWKRHHMLHHYRDDDANFATIMPLWDKFLGSQYKGPTRPAR; this is translated from the coding sequence ATGGCGCTCGCTGAAAGCCCCCGCACCATGTCCTTGCGCGACGCGCTGGACAACCGCCTCATCCGCAAGATCGCCAAGGTCTGGACACCGCTGCTTTCGCTGATCCTGGTGATCGCCATCGTCAGTTCCGACTCGCTGTGGACCGTGGCGCTGAGCGCGCTGATCGGCTTCGTCTACTATTCGTTCCTGGAGTACGCGATCCACCGCTGGCACCTGCACAGCGGCCCCTACCGGATGCTCGTGCGGCGCATGACGTTCGACCTCAGCCGCATGCACCTCGACCACCACAAGGAGCCGGCGCACCCCAAGGGCGCGGTGAACCAGCAGAAGCCGGCCTTCGTGGTGACGGTCGTCTCGTCGCTGATCGCCTTCGTGCTGCCGATCCCCTACGAACAGTCGTTCGCCTTCATCTTCGGCGCGGCGACCTGCTACGTCGCCAACGATCTCATGCACTTCGCGGTCCATCACCTGCCGATGAACGGGCCGGTCCTCGGCTGGTGGAAGCGCCACCACATGCTGCACCACTACCGCGACGACGACGCCAACTTCGCCACCATCATGCCGCTGTGGGACAAGTTCCTCGGCTCGCAGTACAAGGGCCCGACCCGCCCCGCCCGCTGA
- a CDS encoding thioredoxin family protein, with amino-acid sequence MPDERLNRIAPDFTLPATDGSTVSLESVRGEKGTVVAFICNHCPYVVSSVRRMVEDAKALAGDGVGFVAICANDAQRYPADSFERMKVFAETHGFTFPYLHDEDQSVARAYQAAVTPDFFGLDADGVIKYRGRMDAGQTSAPPPDAPRELLLAMRQIAASGEGPSGQKPPAGCSIKWK; translated from the coding sequence ATGCCGGACGAACGCCTCAACCGCATCGCCCCCGACTTCACGCTCCCCGCGACCGACGGCTCGACGGTCTCGCTGGAGAGCGTGCGGGGCGAGAAGGGGACCGTGGTCGCCTTCATCTGCAACCATTGCCCCTACGTGGTCTCATCGGTGCGGCGCATGGTGGAGGACGCCAAGGCGCTGGCGGGCGACGGTGTCGGCTTCGTCGCCATCTGCGCCAACGACGCACAGCGGTACCCGGCCGATTCGTTCGAGCGCATGAAGGTCTTCGCCGAAACGCACGGCTTCACCTTCCCCTACCTCCACGACGAGGACCAGTCGGTGGCACGCGCCTACCAGGCGGCGGTGACGCCGGACTTCTTCGGCCTCGATGCGGACGGGGTGATCAAGTATCGCGGCCGAATGGACGCGGGGCAGACGAGCGCGCCGCCGCCGGACGCCCCGCGCGAGCTCCTCCTCGCGATGCGCCAGATCGCGGCGAGCGGGGAGGGGCCGTCGGGCCAGAAGCCGCCGGCGGGCTGCTCCATCAAGTGGAAATGA
- the parE gene encoding DNA topoisomerase IV subunit B yields the protein MDQDLFGGGSSKPERKSEMAPATPKPKPAKVAPVPSGEDGGYSAADIEVLEGLEPVRRRPGMYIGGTDERALHHLFAEVLDNCMDEAVAGHATWIEVRLSKDMLAVTDNGRGIPVEPHPRFPDKSALEVIMTTLHAGGKFDSKAYEASGGLHGVGVSVVNALSDRLVVEVARGKKLYRQTFCRGVPEAPLVEVGAAPNRRGTTVAFHPDPQIFKDLKFSPKRLFAMTRAKAYLFANVELRWHCDPELLVGTDAPPADAKFHFPGGLADYLADELKGRPKVIDELFSGSAGQAGRKGSVEWAIGFVSVDEFSRSYCNTIPTPEGGTHENGLRSAILKGLKAHGERVGNKKIPGVTGDDVMASIAAMLSVFVREPEFVGQTKDKLSTTEATRQVENAVREAFEEWLAKDPQRAGFVMDAVIEKADDRMRRRAEKDVARRSATRRTRLPGKLADCTQQKAHGTEIFIVEGDSAGGSAKQARQRATQAVLPLRGKILNVANAGREKVMANQQLADLVLALGCGTGKDFDVSKLRYERVIVMTDADVDGAHIASLLITFFYREMRGLIDAGHLFLAVPPLYKLTQGAKTLYARDDAHRVELLATEFKADKKMEIGRFKGLGEMMPAQLKETTMDPSSRTMLRVMIVSEGEETKATVDRLMGNKPEARFAFIQENAEFASAEALDI from the coding sequence ATGGATCAGGACCTTTTCGGCGGCGGCAGCTCGAAACCCGAGCGCAAGAGCGAGATGGCCCCGGCGACACCCAAGCCGAAGCCGGCCAAGGTCGCTCCGGTCCCGTCCGGCGAGGACGGGGGCTACTCGGCAGCCGACATCGAAGTCCTGGAAGGCCTGGAGCCGGTCCGGCGCCGGCCGGGCATGTACATCGGCGGCACCGACGAACGGGCGCTGCATCACCTCTTCGCCGAGGTTCTGGACAACTGCATGGACGAGGCCGTCGCCGGCCACGCCACCTGGATCGAGGTGCGCCTCTCCAAGGACATGCTGGCGGTGACCGACAACGGGCGCGGCATTCCGGTCGAGCCGCACCCGCGGTTCCCGGACAAGTCCGCCCTCGAGGTCATCATGACCACGCTGCACGCCGGCGGCAAGTTCGACTCCAAGGCCTACGAGGCGTCCGGCGGCCTCCACGGCGTCGGCGTCTCGGTGGTGAACGCGCTGTCGGACAGGCTCGTCGTCGAGGTCGCGCGCGGCAAGAAGCTCTACCGCCAGACCTTCTGCCGCGGCGTGCCGGAAGCGCCGCTCGTCGAGGTGGGCGCGGCGCCGAACCGGCGCGGTACCACCGTGGCCTTCCACCCGGACCCGCAGATCTTCAAGGATCTCAAGTTCTCGCCCAAGCGGCTCTTCGCGATGACGCGGGCGAAGGCCTACCTCTTCGCCAACGTCGAGCTGCGCTGGCACTGCGACCCGGAGCTCCTCGTCGGCACCGACGCGCCGCCCGCGGACGCGAAGTTCCACTTCCCCGGCGGCCTCGCCGACTACCTCGCCGACGAGCTGAAGGGCCGCCCGAAGGTCATCGACGAGCTGTTCTCCGGCAGCGCCGGCCAGGCCGGGCGCAAGGGCTCGGTGGAGTGGGCGATCGGCTTCGTGTCGGTGGACGAGTTCTCCCGTTCCTACTGCAACACGATCCCGACGCCCGAGGGCGGTACCCACGAGAACGGCCTGCGGTCCGCGATCCTGAAGGGCCTCAAGGCGCACGGCGAGCGGGTCGGCAACAAGAAGATACCCGGCGTCACCGGCGACGACGTGATGGCCTCCATCGCGGCGATGCTGTCCGTCTTCGTGCGTGAGCCGGAATTCGTCGGCCAGACGAAGGACAAGCTCTCCACCACCGAGGCGACGCGTCAGGTCGAGAACGCGGTGCGCGAGGCGTTCGAGGAGTGGCTCGCCAAGGATCCGCAGCGCGCCGGCTTCGTGATGGACGCGGTGATCGAGAAGGCGGACGATCGCATGCGCCGCCGCGCCGAGAAGGACGTCGCCCGTCGCTCGGCCACCCGGCGCACGCGCCTTCCCGGCAAGCTCGCCGACTGCACGCAGCAGAAGGCCCACGGGACGGAGATCTTCATCGTCGAGGGCGACTCGGCCGGCGGCTCGGCCAAGCAGGCGCGCCAGCGGGCCACCCAGGCGGTGCTCCCTCTGCGCGGCAAGATCCTCAACGTCGCCAACGCCGGGCGCGAGAAGGTGATGGCGAACCAGCAGCTCGCCGACCTCGTCCTCGCCCTCGGCTGCGGCACCGGCAAGGACTTCGACGTCTCCAAGCTGCGCTACGAGCGCGTCATCGTCATGACTGACGCGGACGTCGACGGCGCGCACATCGCCTCGCTCCTCATCACCTTCTTCTACCGTGAGATGCGCGGGCTCATCGACGCCGGCCACCTCTTCCTGGCGGTCCCGCCGCTCTACAAGCTGACGCAGGGCGCCAAGACGCTCTACGCCCGCGACGACGCCCACCGGGTGGAGCTCCTCGCGACCGAGTTCAAGGCCGACAAGAAGATGGAGATCGGCCGCTTCAAGGGCCTCGGCGAGATGATGCCGGCGCAGCTCAAGGAGACGACGATGGATCCCTCGTCGCGCACCATGCTGCGGGTGATGATCGTCTCCGAGGGCGAGGAGACGAAGGCGACTGTGGACCGGCTGATGGGCAACAAGCCCGAGGCGCGCTTCGCCTTCATCCAGGAGAACGCCGAGTTCGCCTCGGCCGAGGCGCTCGACATCTGA
- a CDS encoding SelT/SelW/SelH family protein, which translates to MSDGAKGPAITITYCTQCNWLLRSGWMAQELLSTFGTDLGSVTLVPGTGGVFEITVDGETIWERKRDGGFPDVKALKQRVRDHAFADRDLGHLDR; encoded by the coding sequence ATGAGCGACGGCGCGAAGGGCCCGGCAATCACCATCACCTATTGCACCCAGTGCAACTGGCTGCTGCGGTCGGGCTGGATGGCGCAGGAGCTTCTGTCGACCTTCGGCACCGACCTCGGCTCGGTCACCCTGGTGCCGGGCACCGGCGGCGTGTTCGAGATCACCGTCGACGGCGAGACCATCTGGGAGCGCAAGCGCGATGGCGGCTTTCCCGATGTGAAGGCGCTGAAGCAGCGGGTCCGCGACCACGCGTTTGCGGACCGGGACCTCGGCCACCTCGACCGCTGA